In Idiomarina sp. PL1-037, a single genomic region encodes these proteins:
- a CDS encoding GAF domain-containing sensor histidine kinase translates to MNDALENILLDVSKSPDIDGGDLERASELILTSALKGLDITRVSIWLLQPDKQSMTAAKLIDKEQLNTDVPVLRKSELPSYFQVLMTERTIIVNDARSHPATVELSASYLEQTGVHGMLDVPLRHKGEMIGVMCCESRRPSRHWTSNEVAFVGVLADIYGRAVSASERERFEALLIRQNEQLEGMVEERTESLTKALDNFKQAQERLIETEKMAALGKLVAGVAHEVNTPLGVSVTAVTHCEHRLKKLNQSFTDGSISRKHLQTFIDNTFEAYQLLSSNLERAATLIQNFKKTAVDQSSFELVKCQLNDYLHALVLSLNPMVKKKKVTITIHCSEDIVLNTYQGALAQIVTNLVSNTNDHAFAEPNENHKIDILTAEEENGVHFSFRDNGKGIDSETIKDIFEPFFTTSRQTGGSGLGLSIVYNLVTRKLKGQISVQSTPGEGTEFSFFLPNLPK, encoded by the coding sequence ATGAACGACGCCTTAGAAAACATCCTCCTGGACGTCTCTAAATCGCCCGATATTGACGGTGGCGACTTAGAGAGAGCGTCTGAGCTTATATTAACTTCAGCTTTGAAAGGGCTGGATATCACCCGGGTTAGTATTTGGTTATTGCAGCCAGACAAACAAAGCATGACCGCCGCTAAACTCATTGATAAAGAACAGTTAAACACTGATGTGCCCGTATTGCGCAAGTCTGAACTCCCTTCATACTTTCAGGTGCTAATGACTGAGCGAACCATCATCGTCAATGATGCCCGCAGCCACCCGGCTACAGTAGAGCTCAGCGCAAGTTATCTGGAGCAGACCGGTGTACACGGCATGCTCGATGTTCCTTTACGCCATAAAGGTGAAATGATAGGCGTTATGTGCTGTGAAAGCCGCAGACCCTCGCGCCACTGGACATCTAATGAAGTCGCCTTTGTCGGTGTACTTGCGGATATTTATGGCCGGGCAGTCAGCGCTTCCGAGCGTGAGCGATTTGAAGCACTGCTTATTCGTCAGAACGAGCAACTCGAAGGTATGGTCGAAGAGCGCACGGAATCGTTGACTAAAGCACTGGATAATTTTAAACAGGCCCAGGAAAGGTTAATTGAAACGGAAAAAATGGCAGCATTAGGTAAATTAGTTGCTGGTGTTGCTCATGAGGTGAATACCCCGCTGGGTGTCTCAGTGACCGCCGTGACTCATTGTGAGCACCGGCTGAAAAAACTGAATCAGAGCTTTACCGATGGCTCCATTTCTCGAAAACATCTGCAGACCTTTATCGATAATACGTTTGAAGCTTACCAGCTACTAAGCAGCAACCTTGAACGAGCCGCTACTTTGATTCAGAACTTTAAGAAAACGGCTGTCGACCAGTCCAGTTTTGAGCTGGTAAAATGCCAGCTCAACGATTACCTACACGCATTAGTATTAAGCCTGAACCCCATGGTGAAAAAGAAAAAAGTCACCATTACAATTCATTGCAGTGAAGACATTGTCCTCAATACCTATCAGGGGGCGCTGGCACAAATCGTGACTAATTTGGTCAGTAACACCAACGACCATGCTTTTGCCGAGCCCAACGAAAATCATAAAATTGACATTCTTACCGCCGAGGAAGAGAACGGCGTACACTTTTCTTTTCGTGACAACGGCAAAGGCATAGACAGCGAAACCATCAAAGATATTTTTGAGCCTTTTTTTACCACCTCTCGTCAGACTGGCGGCTCAGGATTAGGCCTGTCTATTGTTTATAATTTAGTAACACGGAAACTCAAAGGTCAGATTTCTGTCCAATCAACACCTGGCGAAGGCACTGAATTTTCATTTTTCTTACCGAATTTACCTAAATAG
- a CDS encoding amidohydrolase family protein has translation MKKTTLTLAVASLLSFAPVSMAEEQTQGWDVSSPQGEFKDIDISVNSGTWMNVDVSPDGEYIVFDLLGDIYRMPFGGGDAEKLVGGIAWHMQPVYSPNGRYIAFTSDQGGGDNIWVMDADGSNVRAVTEETFRLLNSPAWSPDSEFLVARKHYTASRSLGAGEVWMYHRSGGSGVQLTERPNDQKDLGEPAFSPDGKYIYFSQDDTPGKTFHYSKDSLEGIYTIKRFERESGEIETLISGAGGAIRPTPSPDGRYLAYIKREDFDSVLYVLDLKTGEHKRVYGKMERDMQETWAIHGVYPTMDWTPDSKQLVFWAGGHIQKLNIDDGNARIIPFRVETEKKVQHALRFKQNVEADEFDVKMLRMAQVSPQGDAVIYEALGSLYQRSLPNGEPQRLTNSEDFELYPQYSRDGESVVFVRWNDEEQAQVIVRDISSGDEQVLNTGQGNFVEPTFSPDGKHVVYRKIRGGYLISDKFGLENGIYRVAVSANAEPEQIAESGNLPQYGARNDRVYLMTPGAKPTLSAIDLRTLEQRELYQSELATEFRVSPDGKQLAFAERFKVFVTPLVERGSVINVGPGDKQMPVHQLSVRAGENLSWTANSDQIYWTLGPELYHTSVAEAFNAETDSDTLKVENGQNIGFEQDAMVPDTTVAFVGGQVITMNGDTVYEQGTVVVRNNKIVAVGPEAEVSVPSGAEVIDTSGKTVMPGLFDAHAHGGQGQAEIIPQQNWGQYANLAFGVTSIHDPSNDTTEFFAASELQKAGRIAAPRLFSTGTILYGANGPGYTSHVDSLEDAKFHLERLKKVGAFSVKSYNQPRRNQRQQVVEAGRELEMMVVPEGGSLLQHNLTMIMDGHTTVEHSLPVANIYDDIRQLWQQSDVAYTPTLGVAYGGIWGENYWYAETDVWKHPKLTQYVPMDFLVGKAMRREKAPHNHYNHFNNAEVATELQDLGVEVLSGAHGQREGLAQHWEIWMMAQGGMEPLEALRTATLDPAKVFGMDHALGSLEEGKLADIIVIDGNPLENIRDTDKVTHTMVNGVLYDATTMDRLLPEPSKRKDFFWEE, from the coding sequence ATGAAAAAGACAACACTAACCTTAGCGGTGGCATCGCTTTTAAGTTTTGCACCGGTGAGCATGGCAGAAGAACAAACCCAGGGCTGGGATGTCAGTAGCCCGCAGGGTGAATTTAAAGACATTGATATCTCGGTTAACTCTGGTACCTGGATGAATGTGGATGTCAGCCCGGACGGTGAATACATTGTATTTGATTTACTGGGTGACATTTATCGCATGCCCTTTGGCGGCGGAGACGCTGAAAAGCTTGTGGGCGGTATAGCCTGGCATATGCAGCCCGTTTATTCGCCAAATGGGCGTTATATTGCTTTCACTTCGGATCAGGGCGGTGGTGATAATATCTGGGTGATGGATGCCGATGGTAGCAACGTGCGTGCGGTTACCGAAGAAACTTTCCGTTTATTAAACAGCCCGGCCTGGAGTCCTGATAGTGAATTTCTGGTTGCGCGTAAGCACTATACCGCCAGCCGTTCGTTAGGTGCAGGTGAAGTCTGGATGTACCACCGCAGTGGCGGCTCGGGCGTGCAATTGACGGAACGTCCGAACGACCAGAAAGACTTAGGCGAGCCGGCGTTTTCCCCCGACGGCAAGTACATCTATTTTTCGCAGGATGACACACCGGGCAAAACCTTTCACTACAGTAAAGACTCGCTGGAAGGCATTTACACCATTAAGCGCTTTGAGCGCGAAAGCGGGGAAATTGAAACTCTGATAAGTGGTGCCGGTGGCGCCATTCGTCCGACACCGTCACCCGACGGGCGCTATCTGGCTTACATTAAGCGTGAAGACTTTGACAGCGTGTTGTACGTGCTGGACCTGAAGACCGGCGAACACAAGCGGGTTTACGGGAAGATGGAGCGTGACATGCAGGAAACCTGGGCCATTCACGGTGTTTACCCGACCATGGACTGGACACCGGACTCGAAGCAATTAGTTTTCTGGGCTGGCGGTCACATTCAGAAGCTGAACATTGACGACGGCAACGCGCGCATTATTCCTTTTAGAGTTGAAACCGAAAAGAAAGTACAGCACGCGTTGCGCTTTAAGCAAAACGTTGAAGCTGATGAATTTGACGTAAAAATGCTGCGTATGGCGCAAGTATCGCCGCAGGGTGACGCGGTGATTTACGAAGCTTTGGGTAGTTTGTATCAGCGTTCACTGCCTAATGGTGAGCCACAGCGTTTAACCAACAGTGAAGACTTTGAGCTGTACCCGCAATACTCGCGCGACGGTGAAAGCGTCGTATTTGTTCGCTGGAATGACGAAGAACAGGCTCAGGTTATTGTTCGCGACATTAGCTCTGGTGATGAGCAGGTACTGAATACCGGACAGGGCAACTTTGTTGAGCCCACATTTTCCCCGGACGGTAAGCACGTGGTTTATCGCAAAATACGTGGTGGTTACTTAATTTCCGATAAGTTTGGTCTGGAAAACGGTATTTATCGCGTTGCGGTGTCCGCTAATGCGGAGCCAGAGCAAATTGCCGAAAGCGGGAATTTACCGCAATACGGCGCTCGTAACGACCGGGTTTACTTAATGACACCGGGCGCTAAGCCAACCTTGAGTGCTATCGATTTGCGTACTCTTGAGCAGCGCGAGTTGTATCAGTCGGAGTTGGCTACTGAATTCCGCGTGTCTCCGGACGGCAAGCAACTGGCTTTTGCGGAACGCTTTAAAGTGTTTGTTACGCCTTTAGTTGAGCGCGGCAGCGTTATAAACGTGGGGCCTGGTGATAAACAAATGCCGGTGCATCAACTTTCCGTTCGTGCCGGTGAAAACTTATCCTGGACCGCAAACAGTGATCAGATTTACTGGACATTGGGGCCGGAGCTTTACCATACATCGGTAGCCGAAGCTTTTAATGCTGAAACCGACAGCGACACACTGAAAGTAGAAAATGGCCAGAACATTGGTTTTGAACAGGACGCTATGGTACCGGATACCACCGTTGCTTTTGTTGGTGGCCAGGTCATTACCATGAATGGCGATACCGTTTATGAGCAGGGTACCGTGGTGGTTCGAAATAATAAAATTGTAGCGGTTGGCCCTGAAGCAGAGGTGAGTGTGCCTTCTGGTGCTGAAGTGATTGATACCAGCGGTAAAACCGTCATGCCCGGGTTATTCGATGCGCACGCGCACGGTGGTCAGGGCCAGGCGGAAATTATCCCGCAGCAGAACTGGGGGCAGTACGCGAACCTGGCATTTGGTGTGACCTCCATTCACGATCCGTCTAACGACACGACCGAATTTTTTGCGGCCTCAGAACTGCAGAAAGCGGGAAGAATTGCAGCACCACGACTGTTTTCAACCGGCACCATTTTATACGGCGCCAATGGGCCAGGTTACACCTCGCATGTGGATAGCTTAGAAGACGCTAAGTTTCATTTAGAGCGTTTGAAGAAAGTCGGTGCGTTTTCTGTGAAGAGTTATAACCAGCCACGTCGTAACCAGCGTCAACAAGTGGTTGAAGCAGGGCGCGAACTGGAAATGATGGTGGTGCCGGAAGGTGGTTCTTTGCTGCAGCACAATTTAACCATGATTATGGACGGTCACACCACGGTGGAGCATTCACTGCCGGTAGCCAATATCTATGATGATATTCGTCAGTTATGGCAGCAAAGTGACGTGGCTTATACACCAACTCTGGGCGTGGCTTATGGCGGTATCTGGGGTGAGAATTACTGGTATGCGGAAACCGATGTGTGGAAGCATCCTAAGCTGACTCAGTATGTTCCTATGGACTTTTTAGTGGGTAAGGCAATGCGTCGTGAAAAAGCGCCGCATAACCACTATAACCACTTTAATAATGCGGAAGTGGCGACTGAGCTGCAGGACTTAGGTGTTGAAGTGCTCTCTGGTGCTCACGGTCAGCGCGAAGGTTTAGCGCAACACTGGGAAATCTGGATGATGGCGCAGGGCGGTATGGAGCCGCTGGAAGCATTGCGCACAGCTACACTCGACCCGGCAAAAGTCTTTGGTATGGACCACGCTTTAGGGTCACTGGAAGAAGGTAAACTGGCGGATATTATCGTGATTGATGGCAACCCGCTGGAGAACATCCGTGATACCGATAAAGTGACTCATACCATGGTCAATGGCGTACTCTATGACGCCACCACCATGGATCGCTTGCTGCCGGAGCCAAGCAAACGTAAGGACTTTTTCTGGGAAGAATAA
- a CDS encoding LysR family transcriptional regulator, with translation MNTIKDIDLNLLVYLDVLLREKNVTRAAAQLNITQPAMSNGLKRLRNLLNDPILVRTSEGMVPTQRALDMQEALRGVLYSVEEMIQPVREFDAPTSDQVFRIMASDYAASTLMPKLLEKLDEQAPHVSLDIMTPSDISFHDVENGKVDLAINRFEQLPQSFHQKNLWSDEFSCLIRKDHPLLEEYTLDNYLKAQHVWVSKTGFGVGVGMDPHDVQKLGWVDDALDKLGKRRKIKVFTRNYHVAMYLARQGLVATLPTRAAELYSQDNQLVMKTPPFEIPGLTLTMIWSPLLQHDAGHRWFRQVVAETAAAS, from the coding sequence ATGAATACCATCAAAGACATTGATTTGAACCTGCTGGTTTACCTTGATGTTCTGCTGCGGGAAAAAAACGTGACCCGTGCAGCGGCACAGCTAAATATCACCCAGCCCGCCATGAGTAACGGCCTGAAGCGTCTTCGCAACCTGCTGAATGACCCTATTTTGGTACGCACCAGCGAGGGCATGGTGCCGACCCAACGCGCGCTGGACATGCAGGAAGCACTGCGCGGAGTATTGTATTCGGTTGAGGAAATGATCCAGCCGGTGCGTGAGTTTGACGCCCCCACCAGTGATCAGGTGTTTCGTATTATGGCGTCCGATTACGCCGCCTCGACACTCATGCCGAAACTGCTGGAAAAACTCGATGAGCAGGCGCCTCATGTCTCTCTGGATATCATGACCCCCAGTGATATCAGCTTTCACGACGTGGAGAACGGCAAAGTCGATTTAGCCATTAACCGTTTTGAACAACTGCCACAATCGTTTCACCAAAAGAACTTATGGAGCGATGAGTTCTCCTGTTTGATCCGTAAAGATCATCCATTACTGGAAGAGTACACGCTGGACAATTACTTAAAGGCTCAGCACGTCTGGGTGAGTAAAACCGGTTTTGGTGTGGGCGTCGGGATGGATCCGCATGACGTACAAAAACTCGGCTGGGTCGACGACGCGTTAGATAAACTGGGCAAACGCCGGAAAATAAAAGTGTTTACCCGCAATTATCATGTGGCTATGTATCTGGCACGCCAAGGGCTGGTTGCTACTCTGCCAACGCGCGCAGCCGAACTGTATTCACAGGATAACCAACTGGTCATGAAAACCCCGCCATTCGAAATACCGGGGTTAACTCTGACCATGATCTGGTCACCGCTATTACAACACGATGCAGGCCACCGCTGGTTCCGACAAGTGGTCGCCGAAACCGCGGCAGCTTCATAA
- a CDS encoding helix-turn-helix domain-containing protein, with amino-acid sequence MNSANGFLKTVGDLIKRQRSLTMDQQDFAKRLGCGVNTVYRMENGHSVNSLTLFTALELLGLLEHFTPVLDDQYARVAHAPQRKRRKTSEDFSNDF; translated from the coding sequence GTGAATAGTGCAAATGGCTTTTTAAAAACGGTTGGGGATCTCATTAAGCGTCAGCGTTCATTAACCATGGATCAGCAGGATTTCGCCAAGCGGCTGGGCTGCGGCGTCAATACGGTTTATCGTATGGAAAACGGCCATTCAGTTAACTCACTGACATTATTTACCGCCCTGGAATTGTTGGGGTTACTAGAGCATTTTACTCCGGTTCTGGATGATCAGTACGCAAGGGTGGCACACGCGCCTCAGCGCAAACGCCGAAAAACCTCAGAGGATTTTTCTAATGACTTCTAA
- a CDS encoding type II toxin-antitoxin system HipA family toxin yields the protein MTSKAYVFIEGLENEPVICGVIWYDPTNRIGRFRYGQSYLARNDAFALDPVHLPLTDELFETRANKGLFGVLTDAGADAWGRKLITQLRTTKPENELEFLIAGASMGVGAISFSLSQSKSKAKVSRNTLDDIDLLLAGKNAILNSENVSVEVKKAFQYGESMGGARPKTVLQHNGQAYLLKFNRPDDLYNVARVESATMTMLNEVEGVNVAGTQLLAGEEDVLMSERFDRRGLDVSHHFISANSLLAEGNVSEAMLKTTYSYGALAEYMRKTSQRAEDATELYKRMAFNVFIGNTDDHGRNHALFWDLKSGGWRLSPAYDVLPINNSQQHALGIGEYGREGSIDNVLSQCRRFGVTPKKAKNILGNIRELVGEWPAYYKENGVADGDIERLKAVIPEPSKLKA from the coding sequence ATGACTTCTAAGGCGTATGTTTTTATCGAAGGATTAGAGAATGAGCCAGTTATTTGTGGTGTTATTTGGTATGACCCGACCAATAGGATTGGCCGCTTTCGATACGGTCAGTCCTATTTAGCCCGAAACGATGCTTTTGCGCTGGATCCTGTTCACTTGCCGTTAACGGACGAACTATTTGAGACGCGTGCTAACAAAGGGCTGTTTGGTGTTTTGACCGATGCCGGAGCTGATGCCTGGGGACGAAAGTTGATCACCCAGTTACGCACAACCAAGCCCGAAAATGAGTTGGAGTTTTTAATTGCGGGTGCATCCATGGGTGTGGGGGCTATTAGTTTCAGTCTTTCTCAATCAAAATCAAAAGCTAAAGTATCCCGGAATACACTGGATGATATCGATCTGTTACTGGCCGGGAAAAACGCAATTCTGAATTCAGAAAATGTCTCTGTTGAGGTGAAAAAAGCGTTTCAATACGGCGAGTCAATGGGTGGTGCCAGGCCAAAAACCGTGCTTCAGCATAACGGACAAGCTTATTTATTAAAATTTAACCGCCCCGACGACCTCTACAACGTAGCCAGAGTAGAAAGCGCAACAATGACGATGCTAAACGAAGTAGAAGGAGTGAATGTTGCCGGTACTCAGTTACTAGCTGGTGAAGAGGACGTGTTGATGAGCGAGCGATTTGACCGTCGTGGTCTGGATGTTTCGCATCATTTTATTAGTGCTAACTCGCTGTTGGCCGAGGGAAATGTCAGCGAAGCCATGCTAAAGACAACCTACTCCTATGGTGCACTGGCAGAGTATATGAGGAAAACCAGTCAGCGCGCTGAGGATGCAACCGAGCTTTATAAACGTATGGCATTTAATGTGTTTATTGGTAACACCGACGACCACGGTAGAAATCATGCTTTATTCTGGGATTTAAAGTCCGGCGGCTGGAGGCTTTCGCCGGCCTATGATGTACTGCCTATTAATAATAGTCAGCAACATGCTTTGGGGATTGGTGAATATGGACGTGAAGGCAGTATTGATAATGTCTTGTCGCAATGCCGACGGTTTGGTGTTACGCCTAAAAAAGCGAAGAACATACTCGGGAACATTCGGGAGCTGGTGGGTGAGTGGCCTGCTTATTATAAAGAGAATGGCGTTGCGGATGGTGACATTGAACGATTAAAAGCCGTTATTCCCGAGCCGTCCAAACTTAAGGCCTGA
- the aceK gene encoding bifunctional isocitrate dehydrogenase kinase/phosphatase, with the protein MTISPETLAKSILDGFHSHYRRFQALTQGARERFLQRDWKAVVSAASERIHYYDHQVGTTAKKVERRVGNELEENLWRATRQRYQQLLKFHPQAELAETFYNSVFCRVFDRAYFNNDYIFVETVLANHIPVPVENECHSYFPVVDGLEGTLTRVFEDIGLGGEFESFENDIEQLRDKFFERATETDIEAHNLRIDVLKSPFYRNKAAYIVGRVVTENNHYPFIVPVLINSQGKLYVDAFITRSDRMATIFGFARSYFMVETEAPSALVRFLKDLMPHKTLAELYSSVGFHKQGKTEFYREFLHHLRRTDDQLSAAPGVKGMVMTVFTLPSFPYVFKVIKDRLGGTKEFGRQTVIDRYRMVKRHDRVGRMADTLEFVDVALPLKRISADLLDEFKQTIANSISIEGDTLIIHQLFVERRMTPLNLYLEYANDEEIDAAMDDYGRALKEMMAANIFPGDMLLKNFGVTRHKRVVFYDYDEVRYLTDMSFRRLPENDWEVSYAPNDVFPQQLAQFAVPQAKYRDKLLKRHPELIDPAYWCRVQKNIRKGELTDVFPYDADLRFTRRF; encoded by the coding sequence ATGACAATTAGCCCCGAAACCCTGGCAAAAAGTATTCTGGATGGCTTTCATAGTCACTATCGGCGTTTTCAGGCGCTGACTCAGGGGGCACGTGAACGTTTCTTGCAGCGTGACTGGAAGGCGGTTGTGTCGGCAGCTTCAGAGCGTATTCATTATTACGACCATCAGGTGGGCACAACGGCGAAAAAAGTTGAGCGACGTGTGGGTAATGAGCTTGAGGAAAACCTGTGGCGGGCAACCCGGCAACGCTACCAGCAACTGCTGAAGTTTCACCCACAGGCTGAGCTTGCAGAAACCTTTTACAATTCCGTGTTTTGCCGGGTGTTCGACCGGGCCTACTTTAATAACGACTACATTTTTGTAGAAACTGTGCTGGCGAATCATATTCCGGTACCGGTGGAGAACGAATGCCACTCTTACTTTCCGGTGGTTGACGGACTGGAAGGGACACTGACGCGGGTGTTTGAGGATATTGGCCTGGGCGGTGAATTTGAAAGCTTTGAAAATGATATTGAACAGCTGCGCGATAAGTTCTTTGAGCGCGCAACCGAAACCGATATTGAAGCGCATAACCTGCGCATAGATGTTTTGAAGTCGCCGTTTTATCGAAACAAAGCCGCGTATATTGTCGGACGGGTGGTGACTGAGAATAACCATTACCCTTTTATTGTACCGGTGCTGATCAACTCGCAGGGTAAGCTTTATGTGGATGCCTTTATTACCCGGTCGGATCGCATGGCGACCATTTTTGGCTTTGCCCGCTCGTATTTTATGGTCGAAACCGAGGCGCCTTCTGCTTTGGTGCGGTTTTTAAAGGACTTGATGCCGCACAAAACTCTGGCAGAGCTTTACTCGTCGGTGGGGTTTCATAAGCAGGGCAAAACCGAGTTCTACCGGGAATTCTTGCACCATTTGCGCCGCACAGACGACCAGCTGTCTGCTGCCCCCGGTGTTAAAGGCATGGTTATGACGGTGTTTACGTTGCCGTCTTTTCCTTATGTGTTTAAAGTCATTAAAGACCGGCTGGGCGGCACCAAGGAGTTTGGCCGCCAGACGGTTATTGACCGTTACCGCATGGTGAAGCGGCACGACCGGGTAGGGCGTATGGCCGATACTCTGGAGTTTGTCGATGTGGCGTTGCCGCTTAAGCGAATATCTGCCGACTTACTGGACGAGTTTAAGCAAACCATTGCTAATTCTATTTCAATAGAAGGTGACACTCTGATCATTCACCAGTTGTTTGTTGAACGCCGAATGACGCCGCTGAATTTGTACCTGGAATACGCCAATGATGAAGAAATAGATGCAGCGATGGATGACTACGGCCGGGCGTTAAAAGAAATGATGGCGGCGAATATTTTCCCGGGTGACATGCTGCTGAAAAACTTTGGTGTCACACGCCATAAACGTGTGGTGTTTTATGACTACGACGAAGTGCGGTATTTAACGGATATGAGTTTCAGACGTTTGCCGGAAAACGACTGGGAGGTTTCCTACGCACCGAATGATGTTTTCCCGCAGCAGCTGGCGCAGTTTGCGGTGCCGCAGGCGAAATACCGTGACAAGCTATTGAAGCGTCATCCTGAATTGATTGATCCGGCGTACTGGTGCCGCGTGCAAAAAAACATCCGCAAGGGTGAGCTCACGGATGTCTTTCCTTATGATGCCGACTTGCGCTTTACGCGGAGGTTTTAA
- the aceA gene encoding isocitrate lyase, translating into MTTQNLSFAQQVKELQKQWDTDPRWKGVERPYSAEDVVRLRGSVQPEYTYARNGADKLWQLIHGKAQEKFGKDYVNALGALTGGQAVQQVKAGLQAIYLSGWQVAADNNSACSMYPDQSLYPVDSVPTVVERINNSFARADQIQWSKGVTPEDDNYVDYFAPIVADAEAGFGGVLNAYELMKRMIQSGAAGVHFEDQLASVKKCGHMGGKVLVPTQEAVQKLSAARLAADVAGTPTLIVARTDANAADLLTSDFDPNDKPFITGERTAEGFYRVKPGIEQAISRGLAYAPFADLIWCETAKPDLDEARQFAEAVHAKYPGKLLAYNCSPSFNWKRNLDDDTIAKFQRELAAMGYKFQFITLAGVHNMWYHMFELAHDYARNDMSAYVKLQQQEFEAADKGYTFVAHQQEVGTGYFDELTNVIQGGLSSVTALKGSTEEDQFKTSA; encoded by the coding sequence ATGACAACCCAGAATCTTTCTTTCGCACAACAAGTTAAAGAATTACAAAAGCAATGGGACACCGACCCACGCTGGAAAGGTGTTGAACGCCCTTACAGCGCTGAAGATGTGGTGCGCCTACGTGGTAGCGTGCAGCCAGAATACACCTATGCCCGCAATGGCGCCGATAAACTGTGGCAGCTCATTCACGGCAAAGCACAGGAAAAATTCGGCAAAGACTATGTGAACGCGTTGGGTGCTTTAACCGGTGGTCAAGCGGTGCAGCAAGTTAAAGCGGGTCTGCAGGCCATTTACCTTTCCGGCTGGCAGGTAGCGGCTGACAACAACTCGGCCTGCAGCATGTACCCGGATCAATCGCTGTATCCGGTAGATTCGGTGCCAACCGTAGTCGAACGTATTAACAACTCGTTCGCCCGGGCCGACCAGATTCAGTGGTCAAAAGGTGTCACGCCGGAAGACGACAACTACGTTGACTACTTTGCGCCGATTGTTGCCGACGCCGAGGCCGGTTTTGGTGGCGTACTCAACGCTTACGAGCTGATGAAGCGCATGATCCAGTCCGGTGCTGCCGGCGTGCATTTTGAAGACCAGTTAGCTTCAGTGAAAAAGTGCGGCCACATGGGTGGTAAAGTGCTGGTTCCGACACAGGAAGCGGTACAGAAACTGTCAGCCGCGCGCTTAGCCGCCGATGTTGCCGGTACACCAACACTGATTGTCGCCCGTACCGACGCTAACGCCGCTGACTTGCTGACGTCAGACTTTGACCCGAACGACAAGCCGTTCATTACCGGTGAGCGAACCGCCGAAGGTTTCTATCGCGTGAAGCCAGGTATTGAACAAGCCATTTCACGCGGCTTAGCTTATGCGCCGTTTGCCGACCTCATTTGGTGTGAAACCGCTAAGCCCGATTTAGACGAAGCACGCCAATTTGCAGAAGCGGTTCATGCCAAGTATCCCGGTAAATTATTGGCCTACAACTGTTCGCCATCGTTTAACTGGAAACGCAACCTGGACGACGACACCATTGCCAAGTTCCAACGCGAGCTTGCCGCAATGGGTTACAAATTCCAGTTTATTACCTTGGCCGGTGTGCACAATATGTGGTACCACATGTTTGAACTGGCCCATGACTATGCCCGCAACGACATGTCAGCCTACGTTAAACTTCAGCAACAAGAATTTGAAGCGGCAGACAAAGGCTACACCTTTGTGGCGCACCAGCAGGAAGTCGGCACCGGTTACTTTGACGAGCTGACCAACGTTATTCAGGGCGGGCTATCCTCAGTCACGGCGCTGAAAGGCTCGACCGAGGAAGACCAGTTTAAAACCTCCGCGTAA